Proteins from a genomic interval of Antedon mediterranea chromosome 5, ecAntMedi1.1, whole genome shotgun sequence:
- the LOC140049622 gene encoding uncharacterized protein encodes MRDNSESRRPSVFERLGPGASGGRDGGRQDKCRNWLRDGHCVFGSKCHFLHGPYRSSEADSGDLRLRVESKRSELKKHGYDRSRSPSTKREKSKRNKDKDPDRRKKKKSKDMGSMVVKGLPVSSEHDEDGAGWERYPQQDDWIDQESEHERELESRRQELKRQLAQMEEIDSEREHIQPEKSSSESSSSSSSSSDSDSTSSSSSSSSSSSSEESLSRSPSPVSRKTKKKRLLKQGKRDKAATAEVKQKRGRSREKKYKPVKDKRIISPDQPKGKHKGHISSSKQASLGQKSKGHDLDQPKKIKHKENKKKVAKFEGKSKDLEKKRKRSRSGPKDEKLPSNVTHQKKKIVSEMIPHKRASLTPPPPPQNQKGRGYTSPSKTYSPSTPTQSESPYSVNRDRSPSSPPTQKQIPFERYRDCSPSVPSKRGRASHSYGNMSQTSSRGPTPPTQFRKRPHSPSPSSSRRSYSPAVKRSISPRPRVEQYRTGSSERYDSRKSSKYATPPGYKDRSEELYPPQEHSRGRGRGKYYRDVPIPPHIPMDDRYRMNKYAPRHHAPPIQDERRGRGNYERYEHRDHGDAYYRKDNPEGRKRPRDEVRPISPSQKRRQLNESGSSSRQRGLGQSPSPGPRDQRREQPREGYRRPADMPADANRYPQHGRDSQHGRDRYKDWSMEEQRDYRKEDSKDRDTRYKETGLAIQESFRPNDRPLEQASVKHGMEDNGEDKKNKENIENKSIDSDRPPKEEVEPVFSDWSDEEGSEEIWNEDSSDRKKEESLAVTPKDIPMKSEDQKKEPKEYKQKERRIIMSEQQERSRRSHSRGSSSSQQSSVNSDNQNKRQREYYERERYQRVRGERPRSETRSGLTDKPVINTEPFKQVEIRKEVSSEGSVPPPPPPPPPSIDTCVEAKGDRSPVAEPRHFEDDVKMENTSNNIYDSFSDDDDIEKVLHSESTDTAGLQTKEPESDIAKDLLEIDWSSLKDYKTENKTNQPGSALSRFTPGSILSRIGVSRTLAGPSLMKRVLEACKEATPEGGEVPTFDCALGALNAMAQQKARQRKKLLSDVGPCRRALSARWDLQIRKQLRKSRDVNVFNTSPVDPDLYKHSLQLFNSKDFTPQVLPSTHVLIET; translated from the exons ATGAGAGATAATTCAGAGTCACGCCGCCCTAGTGTTTTTGAACGACTTGGTCCAGGGGCAAGCGGAGGg cGTGATGGAGGTCGGCAGGATAAATGCCGAAACTGGTTAAGAGATGGGCATTGTGTTTTTGGATCAAAGTGTCATTTTTTGCACGGCCCTTACAG ATCTTCAGAAGCCGATTCCGGTGACCTTCGTTTAAGAGTTGAAAGCAAACGTTCTGAATTAAAAAAGCATGGCTATGATCGATCTAGATCACCTTCCACTAAA aGGGAAAAATCTAAAAGGAACAAAGATAAGGATCCAGATCGACGCAAGAAAAAGAAATCTAAAGATATGGGTTCGATGGTTGTAAAAGGGCTTCCAGTTAGTAGTGAGCATGATGAGGATGGAGCAGGCTGGGAAAGGTACCCACAACAAG ATGACTGGATAGATCAAGAATCTGAGCATGAACGCGAGTTAGAAAGTCGAAGGCAAGAATTAAAACGTCAACTTGCGCAGATGGAAGAAATTGATAGTGAGAGAGAGCATATACAACCAGAAAAG TCTTCCAGTGAGAGTAGCTCATCATCAAGCTCAAGTAGCGATAGTGACAGCACCTCCAGTAGCAGCAGCAGTAGCAGTAGCAGCAGCAGTGAAGAAAGTCTGTCGCGATCTCCGTCACCTGTTAGTCGCAAAACAAAGAAAAAGAGACTGCTAAAACAGGGTAAACGTGATAAGGCTGCCACCGCGGAAGTAAAGCAGAAGCGTGGAAGATCTCGTGAAAAAAAGTATAAACC TGTGAAGGATAAAAGAATTATTTCACCAGATCAGCCAAAAGGGAAACATAAAGGTCACATAAGTTCAAGTAAACAAGCGTCTTTAGGTCAAAAGTCAAAAGGTCATGATTTAGATCAACCAAAGAAAATTAAACACaaagaaaacaagaaaaaagtAGCAAAATTTGAAGGAAAATCAAAAGAtttagaaaagaaaagaaaaag GAGTCGATCTGGACCAAAGGATGAAAAACTGCCTTCAAATGTTACtcatcaaaagaaaaaaattgtatcGGAAATGATTCCACACAAGAGAGCGTCTTTGACACCGCCACCGCCGCCGCAAAATCAAAAGGGCCGTGGATACACTTCCCCATCTAAGACATATTCTCCCTCAACGCCAACTCAATCTGAATCTCCTTACTCCGTAAACCGCGATCGTAGCCCTTCCTCTCCCCCTACTCAAAAGCAAATACCTTTTGAACGCTACCGTGACTGTTCGCCTAGTGTACCATCAAAAAGAGGTCGTGCTTCCCATTCATATGGAAATATGTCTCAAACTTCAAGCAGGGGTCCAACACCACCTACTCAATTCCGAAAGAGACCTCACTCACCGTCGCCCTCAAGCTCACGTAGGTCTTACTCTCCAGCTGTTAAACGTTCAATATCTCCTAGACCGAGGGTAGAGCAGTACAGGACCGGGTCATCTGAAAGATATGACTCCAGAAAAAGCAGCAAATACGCTACACCTCCAG gCTACAAAGACAGATCTGAAGAACTGTATCCACCGCAAGAACACAGCCGCGGTCGAGGTCGTGGTAAGTACTATCGAGATGTACCGATTCCGCCTCATATTCCGATGGATGATCGTTATCGGATGAACAAATATGCACCACGTCACCATGCTCCCCCAATTCAAGATGAGCGACGAGGGCGAGGGAATTACGAGCGATATGAGCACCGTGATCACGGTGATGCTTATTATCGTAAGGACAATCCTGAGGGAAG aaaacGACCACGAGACGAAGTAAGACCTATATCGCCATCCCAGAAGCGTAGGCAGCTTAATGAGTCTGGCTCAAGTAGTAGACAAAGAGGCTTGGGACAAAGTCCAAGTCCAGGCCCACGAGACCAAAGAAGAGAACAGCCCCGTGAAGGTTACCGTCGACCTGCAGACATGCCAGCTGATGCCAATAGATATCCACAACATGGGAGGGATTCCCAACACGGGAGGGATCGCTATAAAGATTGGTCAATGGAAGAACAAAGAGATTACAGGAAAGAGGACTCTAAAGATAGGGATACAAGATATAAAGAAACAGGGCTGGCTATTCAGGAATCATTCCGACCGAATGACAGACCATTAGAACAAGCATCAGTTAAACATGGAATGGAAGACAACGGCgaagacaaaaaaaataaagaaaacattgaaaataagaGTATAGACAGTGACAGACCACCGAAAGAAGAAGTTGAACCCGTATTTAGTGATTGGTCAGATGAGGAAGGGAGTGAAGAGATATGGAATGAAGATTCTTCTgatagaaagaaagaagaatctTTAGCGGTAACACCAAAAGACATTCCAATGAAATCTGAAGACCAAAAGAAGGAACCCAAAGAGTACAAGCAAAAAGAGAGACGGATAATCATGTCTGAACAACAAGAACGTTCTAGAAGAAGTCATAGCAGAGGCAGCTCTTCTAGTCAACAGAGTTCTGTAAATTCTGATAACCAAAATAAACGACAAAGAGAGTATTACGAGCGGGAACGATATCAAAGAGTGCGAGGGGAGAGACCTCGGAGCGAAACTCGGAGCGGATTAACAGACAAACCGGTAATTAACACAGAACCTTTCAAACAAGTTGAGATAAGAAAGGAGGTATCGAGCGAAGGAAGTGtccctcctcctcctcctcctcctcctccgaGCATTGACACCTGTGTGGAAGCAAAAGGAGACAGGTCTCCAGTAGCTGAGCCTAGACATTTTGAGGATGATGTAAAAATGGAGAATACTAGCAATAATATCTATGATTCATtcagtgatgatgatgatattgagaAAGTCTTACATAGTGAATCTACTGATACAGCAGGCTTACAAACGAAGGAACCTGAATCTGATATAG CAAAAGATTTGTTAGAGATAGATTGGAGTAGTCTTAAAGATTACAAAACGGAGAACAAGACCAACCAACCTGGGTCTGCACTAAGTCGCTTCACACCAGGTAGCATTCTTTCTCGTATCGGAGTGTCAAGAACACTGGCAGGGCCTAGCCTCATGAAAAGAGTTTTAGAAGCTTGTAAAGAGGCAACACCAGAAGGAG GGGAAGTTCCGACATTTGATTGTGCCTTGGGTGCTTTGAATGCTATGGCTCAACAGAAAGCTCGTCAAAGAAAGAAACTTCTTTCAGATGTTGGTCCTTGTCGTAGAGCTCTATCGGCCAGATGGGACTTGCAGATAAGAAAACAACTCAGAAAATCTAGG GATGTAAATGTGTTCAACACTTCGCCAGTGGATCCTGATTTATACAAACATAGTTTACAGCTTTTTAATTCTAAAGACTTCACACCTCAAGTGTTACCATCGACGCACGTGTTAATTGAAACGTAG
- the LOC140048584 gene encoding leukocyte elastase inhibitor-like encodes MVHQVKCVFLYLLSVLFTTTMATQSTSSFENLSDLANSSNEFSLDLYKTILPTAKGKNIFFSPVSITTALSMTYMGARGETANQMRDVLHYNDIDENKLHQSFYELNGLLYGSEEAYTLKSANRLFTHQGFSILEEYRQQTKAHYLSKLETHNFVEDGAGAVNAINSWVEGETNGKIKDLLKEIDPLTRLILVNAVYFKGNWLNQFDMENTHKGVFHVSSNEKVNCDLMFQKRHFNITYDSGNKCLVLDLPYKGNDLSMLIVLPDDTDGLALLERKLSASLLQSWTSTLRHDKVELYLPKFSLTEEFQLNDVLIKMGMGHLFDEVKADLSGISTADQLHVSEVLHKAFVDVNEEGSEAAAATSVRLSTRSIERNTQFRADHPFLFIIRDRRTEMALFMGRMAKPQNTSDHDEL; translated from the coding sequence ATGGTACATCAAGTCAAATGCGTTTTTTTGTATTTGCTTTCAGTTTTGTTTACCACTACCATGGCGACTCAATCCACCTCAAGCTTTGAGAATCTCTCTGATTTAGCAAATTCCAGCAACGAATTCTCGTTGGATTTGTATAAAACGATTTTACCTACCGCCAAAGGTAAAAATATCTTCTTCTCGCCAGTAAGCATCACAACTGCGCTATCAATGACGTACATGGGTGCACGCGGAGAAACAGCCAATCAAATGCGAGACGTTTTGCATTATAACGACATCGATGAGAACAAATTACACCAGTCTttttatgaattgaatggcCTGCTGTATGGAAGTGAGGAAGCTTATACCTTGAAGTCTGCAAACCGTTTGTTCACCCATCAAGGCTTCAGTATTCTTGAAGAATATCGCCAGCAAACAAAAGCTCATTATCTGTCCAAGTTGGAAACGCATAATTTCGTCGAAGATGGGGCAGGGGCTGTAAACGCCATCAATTCATGGGTTGAAGGTGAAACCAATGGGAAAATTAAAGATTTGTTGAAGGAAATAGATCCATTAACAAGGTTAATTCTAGTGAATGCTGTTTATTTCAAGGGGAATTGGTTAAATCAATTTGATATGGAAAATACACACAAAGGGGTTTTCCACGTTTCATCAAATGAGAAAGTTAACTGTGATTTAATGTTCCAAAAGCGGCACTTTAATATCACATATGATTCTGGTAATAAATGCTTGGTTCTCGATTTACCATATAAAGGCAATGATCTAAGCATGCTCATTGTGTTGCCTGATGATACCGATGGCTTAGCGCTTTTGGAAAGGAAATTATCGGCTTCTCTTCTGCAATCGTGGACGTCTACATTGCGCCACGACAAAGTTGAACTATATCTTCCAAAATTCAGTCTTACAGAGGAATTTCAACTAAATGATGTACTGATTAAGATGGGGATGGGTCATTTATTTGACGAAGTCAAGGCTGATTTGTCTGGTATCTCGACAGCAGATCAGTTACACGTGTCAGAAGTTTTGCATAAAGCGTTTGTTGACGTTAACGAGGAGGGTAGCGAAGCAGCAGCGGCCACATCTGTAAGATTGAGTACACGCTCTATTGAACGCAACACCCAGTTCAGGGCTGATCATCCATTCTTGTTTATCATACGTGATCGGCGTACCGAGATGGCGCTGTTTATGGGAAGAATGGCTAAACCTCAAAATACAAGCGACCATGATGAGCTGTAG